The Caproicibacterium amylolyticum genome includes the window TGTTGTAACGGACGGTTCCGGATATGTTCTGTCCAATCCCGGAACGGTGAAATCTCTTCCTAATATAAAGATAACTGGCTCCGGCGCGGGAGCTCTAACGGTGAACGGGGGTAATGTGTCTTTCAGCAACATCGACGGCACGGTGACGCTTGATTCCACGATTCAGGAAACGTATCAGGACACCGGCACGTCGCTCATCAGCAAGAATTCCACCAAGATTGGGAATTACTCAGTGCTTTTGCCGGGTGACAACGCGATCTCGTTTTCCGGCGGAATCACGTCCCTTGAAATCACTCCGAACTGGCGGTGGCTATGATGATTCGGGTCTACGATTCCAAAGCACAGGAATTTTCGAATGACGGACTTGGGACGGTCACTCCAAGTTCCTGCGTCGTTTCGGAAGAAATCAACGGCGCGTTTGAACTGGAACTGACGCATCCGGTCGATTCCTTCGGCAAGTGGAAACGGCTCCAGAAAAACAATATCATCCGGGCGAACACACACCATGGGATTCAGGCATTCCGCATCTACCGGGTGGTCAAAAACGTTGTCGACGGTACGGTGAAGGTGAATGCCCGGCACATCTTCTATGACCTGCTGGCCAATTTCGTGGAGGACGTCCGTCCGACCGGCAAGACCGGAGCGGAAGCCGGGCAGCAGATTCTGAGCGGATGCCAGTATCTGACTCCGTTCACCTTCTCAAGCGACATTACACATAATTCCACCGCTTACTATCTCCGCCAGTCTCCGGTGCAAGCGTTCCTCGGTGACGCCGATCAGGCGTTCATTTCCCGGTGGGGCGGTGAGATCATCCGGGACAATTTCAGCATCGCCGTCAACACCCGGCTTGGGACGGACAACGGAGTACGGATCGCCTACGGAAAGAACATGGCGGGGCTGGAATTTCAGGAGGACGCATCCGGCGTGGCGACGCGGATTCTGCCGACGGCCCTGACCGAAGATAATCAGATTCTGATTCTCCCTGAAAAGTACATTGACAGCCCGCGCATCGCTGATTATCCGTTTCCGGTGATTGCAGTGATGGACACCGGATTTCAGGTCGGCAAAGAAGTCGACGGCGCAATTTCCTACCCCACAATCGATTCCTGCTATGAAGCCATGAGAGAATTCGTTGCCAATCAGTACCTTGCCGGGGCCGACATTCCGAAGCTTTCCCTGTCTGTGGATTTCGTGGACTGGAAGGACATCACCGGATATGAAAAATACAGGTCTTTGCTGACTGTGAACCTCGGCGATGATGTTACGGTCGATTATGAGCCGTTCGGTGTCAGCGTCAAGCTTCGGGTGTGCGCGGTATCATACAACTGCCTGACCGATCGGTTTGAAACACTGACCGTCGGAGAGAAGCGAATATCCGTCGTGAATTCCATCAACTCCGCTTCGCAGCAGATCAGCGAAGTAAAGCGGGAAATTACCGTTACCAATCAGAACGTGTCCTCTGTCACGGAAAACGTATCTGACCTGAACAGTGACGACAAGCTGACTCCGGGTGAAAAAAGCGCCGCTCTGAGGGAGTGGAGTTCCTTTGCCAATGAAAAAGGAACGCTCAGCACGCAGGCCACGGCGCTTGGAATTACAACCGAACTGTCTGCCTACAACGACTCTTTCCAGCTCCTCTCCAATTATCTGAACGGCGGCGCGTTGTACACGACCGGCATTCCGCTCTGGCTGGATGATGGGCATCGGGATACCACCACGGACATCAGCGGCGAACAGTACCGGCAGAACTTTGAGGATTACTATGTTGCCCGGAACATACTTGTTCAGGCAATCACCGCGAAGCTCAAGGCGCTGGCCGACACCGCGCAGAACGGCGTCGACGCCAACACGGGCGAAATCACGACCATTGATTCGACCCTTATCACCATCCAGACCGATGTCGGCGGCCTGCAAACCACCGTTTCTAGCATCGACGACCAGATTTCCAACACCGAGGACGGCATCGCGCTCCGGCTTTCGAACGCGGAATCGACCATTGAACAGCACAGCGCTTCCATTGTCACCAAAGTCGAAAGCAGCACCTTCGACGGATATGTTTCGGAAAATGACGCACAGTTTTCAGACGTTGATACCCGGCTGACCACGATGCAGCAGACCGTGGACGGTCTGACCTTGTCCATCAGCAGGACCGGCTACCGGAATCTGCTGAAGAATTCGGCGGGCCGGAACGGGCTGACTTTCTGGAGCACAACCGGAACAGTCACTACCGTTTCCAATACGGATACTTCAAACAACACGGTCAGCAATTCCGCCTTCCTCATGGCGGCGGACAGCGCCATCTCGCAGGATTTCTCCCTGAAATTCAACACGGCACACACGGCCTCTTTGCTCTTTCGGGCTTCCGGCTCGGGCGGAACAGTTACGGTCAGCATTACACAAAACGGTGCCGAATCCGTTTTATATGACAACACAAATACCGGCACGGACTGGGAGTTTGTTACCTTTTCTTTCCATTCTCTGGGCACGGTCTGCTCCATTAAAATTACAGCTTCCATTGAAATCCTCGTGTCCGATCTGATCGTTTCCGAGGGGACGAATATTGCGCCGTGGGTACAATCCGACGAAGAGCTATATACAACAAACTTCATCGCCGACAGCACCGGTCTGACGATCGGAAGCAATACCACCGACATGAAAGCCCACATTTCCACTTCGGCATTTGAAATCTTTCGAGGCGATGATCTTAGAATCAACGTTGCGCCGGACGGAACGCGCCTGCAAAAAACCATCATTGAGGACGATCTCACGGTCGGCAGTGTCAAGGAAATCGTCCGGGCCGGGGTCGGCGTCGATTTCGTTGTAATATAGGGAGAAACCGTATGAGTGAAATCATCAGCGCCCTGCAGAACGGTTCGCAGGTCAAGGTAGTCTATTCCTACACCCAAAATATCTCCGCGAACACATCGGCGGTCACCGCTTCCCTGTATGTTCACCGCGACAGCTACGGACCGTCGTATGCCGATTCCTGTACAGCGTATATCAACATCAACGGCGCTCGGGCTATGACATACACGGCGGGCTTCACGATCGGGTCGAGCTGGGTGCAGATCGGCAGCACGGCGACCGCGACTGTAGCGCACAATGCCGACGGTACAAAAATCGTCAACATCACAGGATACTTCAATTCCAGCGTCACCTCAAAACTGGAAAATCTCAGTGTTTCCCAGAACATCACACTGGCAACGATTCCAAGGGCGAGCCAAATCACGGCGTCATCCGGTTCTTTCAACATCGGCAGTTCCATTACAATCTACACGAACCGGAAGAGTATTTCCTTTACGCATGCACTGAATTTGTATTTCGGCGGCTATGCTACAACAATTACCTACGATATTACCGACAGCTATGTTTGGAACACCTCCGGGTGGGCCTCGGCCATGTACCAGCAGATTCCGAACACAAATACCGGAACCGGCACGCTGCGGCTCATCACCTACGACGCGGGCGGCAGCGTGGTCGGATACACGGAACTGGGAATTACGGCCCATGTGGTTAACAGCAATCCATCATTCGCCAATTTCTCCTATGCCGATGTGGATTCCAATACCGTCGCGCTGACAGGCGATTCTTCGCAGATCGTCCAGACAAAGTCGAATCTCCGGGTGACCGTGACCGGCGCGGCGGCACAGAATTACGCGACGGTTTCTTCCTACCGGGTGCAGTACGGCTCAAAAACAGTGACGAGCAATTCCAGCGTGATCAGCTTCGGAACCGTGTCCGCGAGCGACAGCCTGATCGTGACCGTCGTGGACAGCCGGGGCAACACAGCTCAGCAGAGCACGGCAATTTCCACGATTGCCTATTCCCCGCCGGTGATTTCTTCCGTTTCACTCTCGCGCGTGAACAACATCGAAGCCGGAACGGTGCTGGAATGCGCCGGAACATACGCGGCCTACATGGTAATGAAAAGCCAGTATTTTCTGAAATACCGGTACAAGACAACTTCTTCCAGCACATGGAGCGATTATGTCCCCGTCACGCCGACCGTGAGCGGCGGTGATTTCTCGTTCAACGCCAGCATCGGGAACTTCGATATCGACTCGTCGTTCAACTTTGAGATCGCGGCGTCCGACTATTATGTCTCAACCGTACAGTCTGCCCTGCTGCCCACGGCAAAGCCGGTCTTTTCCATCCGCGACGGACAGATCGGCGTCAACAAAATCCCGGAGAACGGGGCGCTGGACGTCAGCGGCGACGTTTATATCTCCGGTTCCAAGGCTTACAGCGACGGCTATCATCCCGGCGCCGATACCGTGGGCGGGCTGCACATTCTGCGCGGCGCGGCCTCCGGGACCACTGCCACACAGACGGTCTACGGTTCCATCTACTATTCGGCGGATATCAACATCAGCTTCGGAACGACTTTGCCGGTGGTTCCGTATGTCCTGACGTCGTTCAACACGAACGGCTTCGGCTACTGCGTCATCAAAAGCACAAGTACGACCGGGTTCACAGTCAAAATCACCAATGAGGTCACATCCTCGGGTGTAAACTGGGGAATCCACTGGCTCGCGGTGTATTGATCATGGCGGACGGAACACTGTTGATTTTAGCGCTTTGCCGTAAGGGGGGCGGTCGCATGACCGGTGAGCAGAAACAGGAAATAGTTCTATTGAGAGAGCAGGGGGCGAATCTCACCGAGATTGCCAAAAAGCTTGGCCTGCCCAAAAACACGGTGAAAACCTTCTGCTGGCGGCACCATGTCACACCCGCTGCTTCCACTGAGCAGCCGCGAATCCCTTTCGGTAACTTTTGCCTGAACTGTGGCAAAGCAATCCCACATGAGGCGAAAAAGAAGCCGAAGAAATTCTGCTGTGACAAATGCCGCGAGGCTTGGTGGAATCATAACCGGCGCGCTGTTCACCAAGAAGCTTTATGCCGTTCGGTCTGCGCCCACTGCGGAAAGGAATTTGAAAAATTCGCAGATTCTAAACAGCGCTACTGCTGCCACGCCTGTTACATATCCGCTCGTTTCGGGGAGGCAAAGCATTATGGAAATGAACCGCGAGCAGTTTCAAAAAGAACTTGATTACGGCACCGCTATGGCACTGGTGCGTGAAATGCTGGAGGAGGGTGTCATCAGTCGCGAGGAGTTCACCCGCATTGATACGATGTACCTTGACCGTTACTGTCCGGTGTTCCGCCGGATAGAACTCCCCGAAGCACGTCAGGAATGATATGGAATAGGCCGTCATCGCTTGACTTGCCTTGCTTTCAGAGCGTTAATGGTAACGAAGAAGGTGAATTTAATGCAGGTAAGACAAATCTATACTCCCGCGCCGGAGCCGGTAAAAAAGCGTGTCTGCGCTTACGCGAGGGTTTCCTCCGGCAGCGACGAACAGCTTCACAGCCTGTCAGCGCAGATCAGCTATTACAGTGAAATGATCGGCAAAAATCCTGATTGGGAATATGCCGGAGTTTTTTCCGACGAGGCATTTACGGGGACAAAAGAGTCACGTCCCGGCTTTCAGAAAATGCTGAGCCGGTGCCGCACCGGAGAAATCCAGATGATCATCACAAAGTCCATTTCGAGGTTTGCCAGAAACACCGTCACCGTACTGCAATCGGTGCGGGAACTGAAAGCCATCGGAGTGGACGTCTTTTTCGAGGAACAGAATATCCATTCGCTTTCCGGCGAGGGCGAATTCATGCTGAGCGTCCTATCCTCATTCGCGCAGGAGGAGAGCCGTTCCTGCTCTGAAAACTGCAAGTGGCGGATTCGCAAGGACTTTCAGGAGGGCCGCCCCAACACGGGAAGGCTGCTCGGTTACCGCCTTTCCGGCGGAGTATTGACCGTTGTACCGGAGGAGGCCGAAACGGTCAGGGAAATTTACAGAGATTATCTAAGCGGCATGGGTATGCTCGCAATCGTGAAAAAATTCCGTGCGCGCGGCGTGTTCATAAGCAAGGGCGGGGTTTCCGGTATTCTCCGAAACGAAAAATATATAGGCTCTATGCTTTTACAGAAAACCTTTGTACGAGACCACCTCACAAAGAAAAAAATGAAGAACACAGGGCAGCTTCCGCAGTTTTTTGTGGAGGATAGCCACGAGGCAATTATTGACAGGGATACATGGGACGCCGTGCAGGATAAAATAGACCGCCGTGCTAATTCTCATCCCCCAAGGAAAGCACCTGACAGTTATCCATTTACCGGGCTGATTCGATGCGGAAAATGCGGCGCGCCCTACCGGCGCAAGCACGCCAATGCAGGAAAACCCTATGAGAAAATCGTGTGGATATGCGCTACCTTTAATACGCTGGGAAAGGCCGAATGCGACAGCCAGCAGATCCCGGAGTCTGTTTTGGAAACACTGGCAGAGGAAGTAGGCGGTATCTCACAAATATCCGAAGTTATGGTGCCGGAAGCGAACCGGCTGATCTTCCGCATGAAGAACGGTTCGGAAATTGAGCGCGAATGGCAAAACCCGTCGCGCCGTGAGAGTTGGACGCCTGAAATGCGCGAAGCCGCCCGGCAAAGAGCCCTTCAGCAGCGGGGAAAGGAGAAAAACTGGTGAGCAAAAAACAGATAACGGTCATTCCCGCGACTATCGGTCTTCACCAAAAATCCGCTTTCGGTGACCCCACCGCGAAACGGCGCGTGGCGGCCTACGCGCGGGTATCCACCGACAGCGAGGAACAGCAAACCAGCTATGAGGCACAGGTGGATTATTACACAAAATACATCAAAGAGCGCGATGATTGGGAGTTCATCAAGGTCTATACAGATGAGGGAATTTCAGCGGTAAACACCAAACGCCGCGAGGGATTTAAGCAGATGGTCGCGGACGCTCTGGCGGGGAAAATTGATCTGATTGTTACTAAATCGGTCAGCCGCTTCGCACGGAATACCGTAGACTCCCTGAACACCATACGCCAGCTGAAAGAAAAACATGTGGAGTGCTATTTTGAAAAGGAATCAATCTGGACGTTTGACGGCAAGGGCGAACTGCTTCTGACCATCATGTCGTCGCTGGCGCAGGAGGAATCAAGGTCAATCAGCGAAAACGTGACATGGGGGCAAAGAAAACGCTTTTCCGACGGAAAGGTCACGATGCCTTACGGGCGGTTTCTCGGTTATATCAAAGGCGCGGACGGCAAACCGAAGATTGTGGAAGAAGAAGCCCGGATTGTCCGTGAGATATTTCAAATGTTTTTAAACAATATCTCCATTCGCGAGATATGCAGAGAATTAACGCAGCGCGGTGTTCCCACCCCCGGCGGAAAACAGAACTGGGCGGTCAGCACTGTGCGCAGCATTCTGTCCAATGAGCGTTACAAGGGCGATGCGCTTCTGCAAAAGCGTTTTACAGTGGACTTTCTCTCCAAAAAAATGAAGCGTAACGAGGGCGAGGTTCCTCAATATTATGTAGAAAATTCGCATCCGGCGATTGTTTCGCCTGAGATGTTTGATTTGGTACAGGCAGAGCTTGAAAAAGTCATCACCGCCGGATATAAGCGAAGCAGTGTCAGCTGCTTTTCCGGCAAGATTTTCTGTGCGTACTGCGGCGAAGTCTATTCCCGCAAAACGTGGACTACGACAAAAAACCGCCAGCCTGTGAAACGTCAGGTCTGGCAGTGCAACGCGAAATATCCGGAGCGCGGAGAAGTGTGTCCTTCCATCCATGTTACGGAAGAAGAGATTAAAGAAGCGTTTCTGCTGGCGCTCAATCAGATTATTAGCGACCGCAAACGGTACATAGCAAACCTCGAACCTATATTGGAGCTTCTTGCCGACACCGGCGAACTGGATACAGAAGAATGCGTTTTAAAGGAGCGCGCAGACGGAATCCACGCCCAGATGGAGGCGCTGGTGAACGAAAGCGCCCGGAAGGCACAAAATCAGAATGAACTGCGCGAACGCTATGCGGAACTTAACAGCCGCTACGAATCGGTCAAAGGGCGGCTCGCTGAGGTTGCCGACGAGAAGCAAGCTAAACGAGTTCGGCGGGAAAATATCCTGCGTTTTATGGATACGGTCAGGGAACGCGAAAGCCTGCTGACTGCCTTTGACGAGCCGCTCTGGCGGGCATCGGTCGAGCGCATGACCGTCCGAACAAAGAAGGATATTGTGGTGCGCTTCCGCGACGGGCAGGAGGTGAATGTTGACATTACAGAGCGGTAAATGTAGTATATAAATAAAGAAAAAGTTATGCTGTCGAACCAATATTTTGTTTCATTTCAAAAGTCATAATAGGAGCAGGTGACATACATGGATAGTTTTATTAGCATGTGCAGTAAATTAGTGAATCGATTAATAATGAAATCACGTAATTTCTGTAATATTTCTTGTGTGCCTGATGGACTTATGGACATATTAAAAATTTATTCTGCAACAGGGGTAATTGAAGATGATTCAAAATATAGTTCAAAATTAAGTTATGATTATGATTATTTTGCTTTTGCAAAAAGCACAAAGACATTATTGGCAATTCATCAATTGCTACTATGTAAGGATTATAATTTTTCAGAGGATTGCTTTGCGCTCATTCGCTCGATATTTGAAAATCATATTCTTAGCCGGTATGTAAGAGAAAACATTGACGACAATGAAAAGCAAAAGGAAGTAGTAGACAATTTCGTACTTGCACCATTAGGTGTTTCATTTGATTATTATGAGTCTCACGGGAGATCTGGCATATTTACTAAAAACAATGAAAAAGTTGGGGACATTAAAAATCCAAGAAGTATTATCATGGGCA containing:
- a CDS encoding phage tail spike protein yields the protein MMIRVYDSKAQEFSNDGLGTVTPSSCVVSEEINGAFELELTHPVDSFGKWKRLQKNNIIRANTHHGIQAFRIYRVVKNVVDGTVKVNARHIFYDLLANFVEDVRPTGKTGAEAGQQILSGCQYLTPFTFSSDITHNSTAYYLRQSPVQAFLGDADQAFISRWGGEIIRDNFSIAVNTRLGTDNGVRIAYGKNMAGLEFQEDASGVATRILPTALTEDNQILILPEKYIDSPRIADYPFPVIAVMDTGFQVGKEVDGAISYPTIDSCYEAMREFVANQYLAGADIPKLSLSVDFVDWKDITGYEKYRSLLTVNLGDDVTVDYEPFGVSVKLRVCAVSYNCLTDRFETLTVGEKRISVVNSINSASQQISEVKREITVTNQNVSSVTENVSDLNSDDKLTPGEKSAALREWSSFANEKGTLSTQATALGITTELSAYNDSFQLLSNYLNGGALYTTGIPLWLDDGHRDTTTDISGEQYRQNFEDYYVARNILVQAITAKLKALADTAQNGVDANTGEITTIDSTLITIQTDVGGLQTTVSSIDDQISNTEDGIALRLSNAESTIEQHSASIVTKVESSTFDGYVSENDAQFSDVDTRLTTMQQTVDGLTLSISRTGYRNLLKNSAGRNGLTFWSTTGTVTTVSNTDTSNNTVSNSAFLMAADSAISQDFSLKFNTAHTASLLFRASGSGGTVTVSITQNGAESVLYDNTNTGTDWEFVTFSFHSLGTVCSIKITASIEILVSDLIVSEGTNIAPWVQSDEELYTTNFIADSTGLTIGSNTTDMKAHISTSAFEIFRGDDLRINVAPDGTRLQKTIIEDDLTVGSVKEIVRAGVGVDFVVI
- a CDS encoding DUF859 family phage minor structural protein, which codes for MSEIISALQNGSQVKVVYSYTQNISANTSAVTASLYVHRDSYGPSYADSCTAYININGARAMTYTAGFTIGSSWVQIGSTATATVAHNADGTKIVNITGYFNSSVTSKLENLSVSQNITLATIPRASQITASSGSFNIGSSITIYTNRKSISFTHALNLYFGGYATTITYDITDSYVWNTSGWASAMYQQIPNTNTGTGTLRLITYDAGGSVVGYTELGITAHVVNSNPSFANFSYADVDSNTVALTGDSSQIVQTKSNLRVTVTGAAAQNYATVSSYRVQYGSKTVTSNSSVISFGTVSASDSLIVTVVDSRGNTAQQSTAISTIAYSPPVISSVSLSRVNNIEAGTVLECAGTYAAYMVMKSQYFLKYRYKTTSSSTWSDYVPVTPTVSGGDFSFNASIGNFDIDSSFNFEIAASDYYVSTVQSALLPTAKPVFSIRDGQIGVNKIPENGALDVSGDVYISGSKAYSDGYHPGADTVGGLHILRGAASGTTATQTVYGSIYYSADINISFGTTLPVVPYVLTSFNTNGFGYCVIKSTSTTGFTVKITNEVTSSGVNWGIHWLAVY
- a CDS encoding SHOCT domain-containing protein yields the protein MEMNREQFQKELDYGTAMALVREMLEEGVISREEFTRIDTMYLDRYCPVFRRIELPEARQE
- a CDS encoding recombinase family protein — encoded protein: MQVRQIYTPAPEPVKKRVCAYARVSSGSDEQLHSLSAQISYYSEMIGKNPDWEYAGVFSDEAFTGTKESRPGFQKMLSRCRTGEIQMIITKSISRFARNTVTVLQSVRELKAIGVDVFFEEQNIHSLSGEGEFMLSVLSSFAQEESRSCSENCKWRIRKDFQEGRPNTGRLLGYRLSGGVLTVVPEEAETVREIYRDYLSGMGMLAIVKKFRARGVFISKGGVSGILRNEKYIGSMLLQKTFVRDHLTKKKMKNTGQLPQFFVEDSHEAIIDRDTWDAVQDKIDRRANSHPPRKAPDSYPFTGLIRCGKCGAPYRRKHANAGKPYEKIVWICATFNTLGKAECDSQQIPESVLETLAEEVGGISQISEVMVPEANRLIFRMKNGSEIEREWQNPSRRESWTPEMREAARQRALQQRGKEKNW
- a CDS encoding recombinase family protein; this translates as MSKKQITVIPATIGLHQKSAFGDPTAKRRVAAYARVSTDSEEQQTSYEAQVDYYTKYIKERDDWEFIKVYTDEGISAVNTKRREGFKQMVADALAGKIDLIVTKSVSRFARNTVDSLNTIRQLKEKHVECYFEKESIWTFDGKGELLLTIMSSLAQEESRSISENVTWGQRKRFSDGKVTMPYGRFLGYIKGADGKPKIVEEEARIVREIFQMFLNNISIREICRELTQRGVPTPGGKQNWAVSTVRSILSNERYKGDALLQKRFTVDFLSKKMKRNEGEVPQYYVENSHPAIVSPEMFDLVQAELEKVITAGYKRSSVSCFSGKIFCAYCGEVYSRKTWTTTKNRQPVKRQVWQCNAKYPERGEVCPSIHVTEEEIKEAFLLALNQIISDRKRYIANLEPILELLADTGELDTEECVLKERADGIHAQMEALVNESARKAQNQNELRERYAELNSRYESVKGRLAEVADEKQAKRVRRENILRFMDTVRERESLLTAFDEPLWRASVERMTVRTKKDIVVRFRDGQEVNVDITER